Proteins from one Triticum aestivum cultivar Chinese Spring chromosome 7A, IWGSC CS RefSeq v2.1, whole genome shotgun sequence genomic window:
- the LOC123147539 gene encoding uncharacterized protein: MRRVLNELKPSLTEANKKARVAYCLENLEPSSLEDNPTFKASFNKVHLDEKIFYRTRKTQKMYLSHREEAPKRECKHKNHIQQIMFLSAMARPRYDSQGNCVFDGKIGVWAFVDWVQAQKKSANRGRGEWELKPSSSVDRNKSRE, translated from the exons ATGAGACGAGTTTTAAATGAACTGAAACCTTCATTAACTGAAGCCAACAAGAAGGCACGTGTGGCGTATTGCCTTGAGAATTTGGAGCCAAGTTCATTGGAGGACAATCCCACTTTTAAAGCTAGTTTTAACAAGGTTCATTTGGATGAGAAGATCTTCTACCGCACAAGGAAGACACAGAAAATGTACTTGAGTCATAGAGAGGAAGCACCAAAAAGAGAATGCAAACATAAAAACCACATCCAGCAGATCATGTTCTTGTCGGCTATGGCAAGGCCAAGGTATGATTCTCAAGGAAATTGTGTGTTTGATGGAAAAATAGGTGTGTGGGCATTTGTTGATTGGGTGCAAGCTCAAAAGAAGAGTGCTAACAG AGGGAGAGGAGAATGGGAGCTCAAGCCTTCATCTTCGGTGGATAGGAACAAAAGCAGGGAGTAA